Below is a window of Pseudomonadota bacterium DNA.
ACATGCAGGGCCACATAGCCACCGCTTCCGTCCTCGTCAAAGCGCATCAGGCCGATGTTGACGCCGTTGAGACTGGCCACCAGTTTTTTGGAAATATCCTGGACAATCCAAAGGCGGCTGCGATCAATCGAAGCGACGCCGCTGTGGTAATAGTTCATGTAGTTGGCATCGTAGAAGGTGACCTGGTTCCAGCCGTAGTATTTGTCTCCCGAATCGCTGGTCCACCGGTCGTCGCTATTCCTGGCGCGGCGGTCGGCATACACGTCCGACGAACTACTGTCGGGTCCATGTACGCCTTCGTCGGCCTTACATTCCACCACCTCGTCCGTCCCGTGGTAGGAGGAGCTCAGATCGCGCCATTTGCGGGTGGAGAATATGCCGCGACGCCACTGGGCAACCTCGGCGATGTAGAAGCCGGTTGTCGCCAGCGGCGTGACTGCGGCATCACAGCGGTTGGCGGCGAGCGGAAAATAGCGGGAGGTACTGCACGATGGCGGTGATCCACTGGTGCTCCAATAGATTCGAGAGGGGTCGCAGCTGCCCGTATAGGTTGTCGCCGTATCGTAGGGCGTGGTGATGGTTTCCATCGTGCCCATGCTGCCGGAGGTATCGACGATAAAAAGCACGTTGGGTTGCGCCGATGCCGGTAGAGGCGTGACATAAATTTCGGTGTCGTCGGCGTGGGCCGGTAGGCCGCAAAGTAGCGTGACGCCTATGGCAGCCAAGCCGGTGATGATTTTTTTTGTTTGCGTTTTCATCGAATTCCCCTCGCCCGATTGTGCTCTTCTCGTTTTCAAGCCGCGGACTGATTACCAGTTCACCTGGGTTGCTTCGTCGTTCTTCAACAGATAAATCACCGTGCCCGCTTCGCCGTTGTGGAGCGCGGTATCGGCGGGTGCGATTTGTTGGCCGTCTTTTCGGAAGATGGTCGTTGGCGTGATTTTGAATACCTGCTTCGGGCAGCGTTGACATTCACGCGCAGTGACGCGGCCTGTGCCGTCTTCGCGGATGCTTACCGACATCGTTTCAGCCTCCACGGCATCTTGGAAGTGGGTGATCTCGGCACCGACCGGGGTGGCTGCCACCAATAAAGCCGGGACGGCGATTGCGCATGCGCTGCGACGAACGATTCGATTAACGTTAAACATGAGCTTGACCTCCTGCGCCTCTAGCTGTTCTCAGGTGATGCCATGGCGCGGTTAATGCTTTGAACATTCGTTGTTTCGGCTGCCTCGCTGCCGGCGGTGCCCACCTTGCCTTCGCCTTCGATGCGAAAGTGAAGGCCGACGAATTTCTCCAGGTCGTAACCCAGCGGTGGGGTGCCCTGGACGACGTATTCGATGGTCGCCGTGCTGGATACGTCACTATCCCCAGTCAGGGTGTCTGCAATCGAGGTCACACCGCTTGCCAGGGCGGCCGATAGATCGGCCGGATTGGTTGCGGAGTTGATGAATACCACATCGATCGCACTCTCGGCCGCTTGGAAGGCCTTGTTGGTCAGCCAGTGGTTGGATGCCATACGCTCTTCCAAAGTGGATGAGCTCATCGCCATCACGCCCACCAGGGTCATGACCAGCAAAATGACCAGGGAGAACATCAGCACAGCACCGCGTTGGTGTTCGGGGTGGCTGAATTTTGGATGTCGACTGGACCGCTGCATGTCAACTTC
It encodes the following:
- a CDS encoding PilX N-terminal domain-containing pilus assembly protein, which encodes MQRSSRHPKFSHPEHQRGAVLMFSLVILLVMTLVGVMAMSSSTLEERMASNHWLTNKAFQAAESAIDVVFINSATNPADLSAALASGVTSIADTLTGDSDVSSTATIEYVVQGTPPLGYDLEKFVGLHFRIEGEGKVGTAGSEAAETTNVQSINRAMASPENS